The following proteins are co-located in the Streptomyces bottropensis ATCC 25435 genome:
- a CDS encoding MEDS domain-containing protein, whose product MTTRHPAERTVPVERLRLGDHACMGPGDLEDAGESPWKVFTAYTRTSLARGEKVLLVMDPDDLSDDEVVALLDRGSGQVVAARADGQLSLKRNTDIYAPDGRFRERRTIDAYASEVDRACDEGWTGLRVTADMSWAPRMNVGHDRLLDYEASVAPLFADPLFTAICWYDRRRFDDDLTARVGKVHPLRVMDRLDALEVTETPDGGRIAGTAELSTRTEFVEALRDALERRDEAGPSHLVLDLRDLCFMEAHCAWQLISLAASLPAGSEVTVRCGELLGLVLEQLGADEVPQLLVSVEAEEDEGDAG is encoded by the coding sequence ATGACGACCCGGCACCCCGCGGAGCGAACCGTGCCCGTCGAGCGGCTGCGACTGGGGGATCACGCGTGCATGGGGCCGGGGGACCTGGAGGATGCCGGGGAGTCCCCGTGGAAGGTGTTCACCGCCTACACCCGGACCAGCCTGGCGCGCGGGGAGAAGGTCCTGCTGGTCATGGACCCGGACGACCTGAGCGACGACGAGGTGGTCGCGCTGCTGGACCGGGGCAGCGGGCAGGTCGTGGCGGCGCGGGCCGACGGTCAGCTGTCGCTCAAGCGCAACACCGACATCTACGCCCCCGACGGCCGCTTCCGGGAGCGGCGCACGATCGACGCCTACGCCTCCGAGGTCGACCGCGCCTGCGACGAGGGCTGGACGGGGCTGCGGGTCACCGCCGACATGAGCTGGGCGCCCCGGATGAACGTCGGCCACGACCGGCTGCTCGACTACGAGGCGTCCGTGGCGCCGCTGTTCGCGGATCCGCTGTTCACCGCGATCTGCTGGTACGACCGCCGGCGCTTCGACGACGACCTGACGGCCCGCGTCGGCAAGGTCCACCCGCTGCGGGTCATGGACCGCCTCGACGCCCTGGAGGTCACCGAGACCCCGGACGGCGGGCGGATCGCCGGCACCGCCGAGCTGAGCACCCGCACGGAGTTCGTCGAGGCCCTGCGCGATGCGCTGGAACGCCGTGACGAGGCCGGCCCCAGCCACCTCGTCCTCGACCTGCGTGACCTGTGCTTCATGGAGGCCCACTGCGCCTGGCAGCTGATCAGCCTCGCCGCGTCGCTCCCGGCCGGCAGCGAGGTCACCGTGCGCTGCGGCGAGCTGCTGGGGCTGGTGCTTGAGCAGCTGGGCGCCGACGAGGTGCCCCAACTGCTGGTCAGCGTCGAGGCGGAAGAAGACGAGGGAGACGCCGGGTGA
- a CDS encoding DUF3152 domain-containing protein, with product MAVLGVAGFAAVSWMNGGTREVAAEAEPTASAEPSSERSRRSADPGPGGGKGSTGGRSSGAGAPRSPSSSPPSSSAAASPETSPDESKPPSPSRKPVTIPRTGPGTFATAPGGSGKVGKGTPLRYRVEVEKGLSLSLADVADEVERVLADPRGWTAGGDHAFQRVSGGTFDFVVKVATPGTVDDVCGTGGLDTGGEFNCNVNDKVMVNLERWELATPVYAKDVEAYRALIINHEVGHFLGQGHVGCPGEGEPAPAMMQQIKGMNGCVPNVWPYDGDGRFLTGPAVP from the coding sequence GTGGCGGTCCTCGGCGTCGCCGGGTTCGCGGCGGTGAGCTGGATGAACGGCGGCACGCGGGAGGTGGCGGCCGAGGCGGAGCCCACCGCGTCGGCGGAGCCCTCGTCCGAGCGGTCCCGGCGCTCGGCCGACCCCGGCCCGGGGGGCGGCAAGGGTTCCACGGGCGGCAGGAGTTCCGGCGCCGGCGCCCCCCGCAGCCCCTCCTCCTCCCCCCCTTCCTCCTCCGCCGCCGCCTCGCCCGAGACGTCTCCGGACGAGTCGAAGCCCCCGTCCCCGAGCCGCAAGCCGGTGACCATCCCGAGAACCGGGCCCGGGACGTTCGCCACGGCGCCCGGCGGCAGCGGCAAGGTGGGCAAGGGCACGCCCCTGCGCTACCGGGTCGAGGTCGAGAAGGGGCTGTCGCTCTCCCTCGCCGACGTCGCCGACGAGGTGGAACGCGTCCTGGCCGACCCGCGCGGCTGGACGGCCGGCGGCGACCACGCCTTCCAGCGGGTCTCCGGCGGCACGTTCGACTTCGTCGTCAAGGTGGCGACCCCCGGTACCGTCGACGACGTCTGCGGCACGGGCGGGCTGGACACCGGCGGCGAGTTCAACTGCAACGTGAACGACAAGGTCATGGTCAACCTCGAACGCTGGGAACTGGCGACCCCCGTCTACGCCAAGGACGTCGAGGCCTACCGCGCCCTGATCATCAACCACGAGGTCGGCCACTTCCTCGGCCAGGGCCACGTCGGCTGCCCCGGCGAGGGCGAGCCCGCCCCGGCGATGATGCAGCAGATCAAGGGCATGAACGGCTGCGTCCCCAACGTCTGGCCGTACGACGGCGACGGCCGCTTCCTCACGGGCCCCGCCGTGCCGTGA
- a CDS encoding MerR family transcriptional regulator — MEMLTIGAFAKACRLSPKALRLYDELELLRPAHVDPDTGYRYYATAQLEQAQLVAWLRRLGMPLARIRTVCALEPGPAAREIRAYWAGVEAETATRRDLAAFLVHHLTHPSEEDTTMPELRYAALSDTGLVRAANQDTAYAGSRVLAVADGFGPAGAPASTAAVEALKTLDRATLPAGGVLNLLEDAVRGASAAVRDIAGTGEDGTTLTAMLWTGSQLALVHIGDSRAYLLREERLFRITHDHTVVQSMIDEGRLTPEEATTHPRPALLLKALTNSETVATPDLRLHDAHPGDRYLLCSDGLSTVVPDPEIRRVLSTAPDPEAAAHALVSEANRAGGPDNVSCVVADVVREGDGTRRG; from the coding sequence ATGGAGATGCTGACGATCGGGGCCTTCGCGAAGGCGTGCCGGCTGTCACCGAAGGCGCTGCGGCTCTACGACGAGCTGGAGCTCCTCCGGCCCGCCCACGTCGACCCCGACACCGGCTACCGCTACTACGCCACCGCGCAGTTGGAACAGGCGCAACTGGTGGCCTGGCTGCGCCGCCTCGGCATGCCGCTGGCCCGTATCCGTACGGTGTGCGCGCTGGAACCGGGCCCGGCGGCCCGGGAGATCCGGGCGTACTGGGCCGGGGTCGAGGCCGAGACGGCGACCCGACGCGATCTGGCGGCCTTCCTCGTGCACCACCTCACCCACCCGTCCGAGGAGGACACCACGATGCCGGAACTCCGTTACGCCGCCCTCTCCGACACCGGCCTGGTCCGCGCCGCCAACCAGGACACCGCCTACGCCGGGTCCCGCGTCCTCGCCGTCGCCGACGGCTTCGGCCCGGCGGGTGCCCCCGCGAGCACGGCCGCCGTGGAGGCGCTGAAGACGCTGGACCGCGCCACCCTGCCGGCGGGCGGCGTGCTGAACCTGCTGGAGGACGCGGTGCGGGGCGCGAGCGCCGCCGTCCGGGACATCGCGGGCACCGGGGAGGACGGGACGACCCTGACCGCGATGCTCTGGACCGGCTCCCAGCTCGCCCTCGTCCACATCGGCGACTCCCGCGCCTATCTGCTGCGCGAGGAGCGGCTGTTCCGGATCACCCACGACCACACCGTCGTCCAGTCGATGATCGACGAGGGCCGGCTGACCCCGGAGGAGGCGACCACCCACCCCCGACCCGCCCTGCTGCTCAAGGCGTTGACCAACAGCGAGACCGTCGCCACCCCCGACCTGCGCCTGCACGACGCCCACCCCGGCGACCGCTATCTCCTGTGCTCCGACGGCCTGTCGACGGTCGTGCCCGACCCGGAGATCCGGCGCGTCCTGTCCACCGCCCCGGACCCGGAGGCCGCCGCGCACGCCCTCGTCTCCGAGGCGAACCGGGCGGGCGGCCCGGACAACGTGAGCTGCGTGGTGGCGGACGTGGTGCGGGAGGGGGACGGGACGCGCCGGGGGTGA
- a CDS encoding ATP-binding protein, producing the protein MSGVPLLRTEFGAADLPLLRSLVEEACVRAGLAAAVRGVLVQAVAEIATNAVEHGSGAGLVELRSHEGELCCEVTGYGPGPAAGRPTGLGPRLAGALIAGAVPGAGALRVRGTEQGTLVTLSAPLPGSATAPPAR; encoded by the coding sequence GTGAGCGGGGTTCCGCTGCTGCGGACGGAGTTCGGCGCGGCCGATCTCCCGCTGCTGCGCTCGCTCGTCGAGGAGGCCTGCGTCCGGGCCGGTCTCGCCGCCGCCGTCCGAGGGGTTCTCGTGCAGGCCGTGGCGGAGATCGCGACGAACGCCGTGGAGCACGGAAGCGGCGCCGGTCTCGTCGAACTCCGCTCCCATGAGGGCGAGTTGTGCTGCGAGGTGACGGGGTACGGGCCAGGCCCCGCGGCGGGGCGGCCCACGGGGCTCGGGCCCCGGCTCGCCGGGGCGCTGATCGCGGGCGCGGTGCCGGGCGCCGGCGCCCTCCGGGTGCGCGGCACCGAGCAGGGCACCCTCGTCACCCTGTCCGCGCCCCTGCCGGGCTCCGCTACAGCCCCGCCCGCGCGCTGA
- a CDS encoding nucleotidyl transferase AbiEii/AbiGii toxin family protein, protein MTSSERWRAAHRAVLDHLVRLVADSPLGNDLVLRGSMVMPAWVGERAREPADLDWIVPRPLLVPVDAAHPYPYVEGLEAVQQWPEAADGAGRYEMWTFEEFDTQGLRPAVPPEGLHWVVEAEPEEHPPHLAVLDLARQRPVAATGVVLDASAARPDGTWTYTQYETPGTRLTIPWAAEGLPPGEARLDFARDERLPEPPVWTAVPRGDGSGRTVVRTPGPGLSLAWKLLWLHTDCATEGRARAKDLHDAVLLAEADVTELSPRLLREVFRHGPGDPAVADTSRLDVVAPDPADWTDFRAAHPRVRGTAEEWLERLDRALEAMPRRAARRAGP, encoded by the coding sequence GTGACCTCGTCCGAGCGGTGGCGGGCCGCCCACCGGGCCGTGCTCGACCACCTGGTCCGGCTCGTCGCCGACTCGCCCCTGGGGAACGACCTGGTGCTGCGCGGGAGCATGGTGATGCCGGCGTGGGTGGGGGAGAGGGCGCGGGAGCCCGCCGACCTCGACTGGATCGTCCCCCGGCCGCTGCTGGTCCCGGTGGACGCCGCGCACCCCTATCCGTACGTGGAGGGGCTGGAGGCCGTACAGCAGTGGCCGGAGGCGGCCGACGGCGCCGGGCGGTACGAGATGTGGACGTTCGAGGAGTTCGACACCCAGGGCCTGCGGCCGGCGGTCCCGCCCGAGGGGCTGCACTGGGTGGTCGAGGCGGAGCCGGAGGAACACCCGCCGCACCTCGCGGTGCTCGACCTGGCGCGTCAGCGTCCGGTGGCCGCGACGGGGGTGGTGCTCGACGCGTCCGCCGCCCGCCCCGACGGCACCTGGACCTACACGCAGTACGAGACCCCCGGCACCCGCCTGACCATCCCCTGGGCGGCGGAAGGCCTCCCGCCCGGCGAGGCGCGGCTGGACTTCGCCCGCGACGAGAGGCTCCCCGAGCCGCCCGTGTGGACGGCGGTACCCCGCGGCGACGGCTCCGGCCGCACCGTCGTCCGCACCCCCGGCCCCGGCCTGTCCCTCGCCTGGAAACTCCTGTGGCTGCACACCGACTGCGCCACCGAGGGCCGCGCCCGGGCCAAGGACCTCCACGACGCCGTCCTCCTCGCGGAGGCGGACGTCACCGAACTGTCCCCGCGGCTGCTGCGCGAGGTCTTCCGCCACGGCCCCGGGGACCCGGCGGTCGCGGACACCTCACGCCTGGACGTGGTCGCACCGGACCCCGCCGACTGGACGGACTTCCGCGCCGCCCATCCGCGGGTGCGGGGCACGGCGGAGGAGTGGCTCGAACGCCTGGACAGGGCGCTGGAGGCGATGCCGCGGCGGGCGGCCCGGCGGGCCGGGCCGTAG
- a CDS encoding FkbM family methyltransferase → MTTLAARLAPLLPDRLVAATARLLYPRFEPELSRLDELCPPDCGTAVDVGGWYGPWTHRLSGRATRVVTVEPAPRLARLLAASAPANVRVVQAAASDAPGTARLWLPSGDDGGRGVSSLVRRDIHARALDVDCVTLDGLGLTDVGFVKIDVDGNELAVLRGASELLARDRPALFVELEARIQPIAPVVDLLTGLGYAGWVLPAGTWLPLVPAALEAHQARTSHRASKGLLRRVLPFAGRYVNSVLFLPDGRRPGERAGGRRAASGAVRHDGPHALREAPRPR, encoded by the coding sequence ATGACCACACTCGCCGCACGGCTGGCGCCGCTCCTGCCGGACCGGCTGGTCGCCGCGACCGCACGGCTGCTCTACCCGCGCTTCGAACCGGAGCTGTCCCGGCTCGACGAGCTGTGCCCGCCGGACTGTGGGACGGCGGTGGACGTCGGCGGCTGGTACGGCCCCTGGACCCACCGGCTGTCGGGACGGGCCACGCGCGTGGTGACCGTGGAGCCCGCGCCCCGGCTGGCCCGGCTGCTCGCCGCGTCGGCCCCCGCCAACGTCCGCGTCGTCCAGGCCGCCGCCTCGGACGCCCCGGGCACGGCCCGCCTGTGGCTGCCGTCCGGCGACGACGGCGGCCGCGGGGTGTCCTCCCTGGTCCGACGGGACATCCACGCCCGCGCGCTGGACGTCGACTGCGTCACCCTGGACGGGCTCGGCCTGACGGACGTCGGCTTCGTCAAGATCGACGTCGACGGCAACGAACTGGCCGTGCTGCGCGGCGCGTCGGAGCTTCTGGCCCGGGACCGCCCGGCCCTCTTCGTCGAGCTGGAGGCCCGTATCCAGCCGATCGCGCCGGTCGTCGACCTCCTGACCGGCCTCGGCTACGCCGGCTGGGTCCTGCCCGCCGGCACCTGGCTCCCCCTCGTCCCGGCCGCCCTGGAGGCGCACCAGGCACGCACGTCGCACCGGGCGTCCAAGGGGCTGCTCCGGCGGGTCCTGCCGTTCGCCGGGCGGTACGTCAACTCGGTGCTGTTCCTGCCGGACGGGCGCCGCCCGGGTGAGCGGGCCGGTGGCCGCCGGGCCGCGTCCGGTGCCGTACGCCACGATGGACCCCATGCCCTCCGCGAAGCGCCCCGGCCCCGATAG
- a CDS encoding class I SAM-dependent methyltransferase, whose translation MTPATSPTSTSTEPPARGLRDFYEDPSVPVASGTPRSLAQARMLAAALGPAATTGPRTVLDIGCGDGTAAATAAPLLAGHRVIGVDWSQDALRRARTRIPYAIRGELTDGGLPLRAESADAVLFSEVIEHLVDPDAALDEIRRVLRPGGHLMLSTPNLAAWYNRALLLAGVQPVFSEVSLRGIHGRPGKEVVGHLRLYTARALREFVAASGFEVVRLRGAPFHGVPRPLRPLDRLACAAPSVASILLLHARRT comes from the coding sequence TTGACGCCGGCCACCTCGCCCACCTCCACGTCGACCGAGCCGCCCGCGCGGGGCCTGCGGGACTTCTACGAGGACCCCTCCGTCCCCGTCGCCTCCGGCACCCCCCGCAGCCTCGCCCAGGCCCGCATGCTGGCCGCCGCCCTCGGCCCGGCGGCCACGACGGGCCCCCGTACCGTCCTCGACATCGGCTGCGGCGACGGCACCGCCGCCGCCACCGCCGCCCCCCTCCTCGCCGGACACCGCGTCATCGGGGTCGACTGGTCCCAGGACGCCCTCAGGCGGGCCCGCACCCGCATCCCGTACGCGATCCGCGGCGAACTCACCGACGGGGGGCTGCCGTTGCGGGCGGAGTCCGCCGACGCCGTCCTGTTCAGCGAGGTCATCGAGCACCTGGTCGACCCGGACGCGGCCCTCGACGAGATCCGCCGCGTCCTGCGCCCCGGCGGCCATCTGATGCTGTCGACACCCAATCTCGCCGCCTGGTACAACCGCGCCCTGCTGCTGGCGGGCGTCCAGCCGGTGTTCTCGGAGGTGAGCCTGCGCGGCATCCACGGCCGCCCGGGGAAGGAGGTCGTGGGCCATCTGCGGCTCTACACCGCCCGCGCGCTGCGGGAGTTCGTGGCCGCGTCCGGCTTCGAGGTCGTCCGGCTGCGCGGGGCGCCCTTCCACGGCGTACCGCGCCCGCTGCGGCCACTGGACCGCCTGGCCTGCGCCGCCCCCTCGGTGGCGTCGATCCTGCTGCTGCATGCCCGAAGGACGTAG
- a CDS encoding FadR/GntR family transcriptional regulator: protein MSDALRPMAKQRLYEQVLDRLRQYVAEGGLRAGDRLPPERDLAQRLGVSRASVKQAIVVLEVQGLVEARHGGGTYLVRDSLDVEPVEDMVERRRRLPDVLEAREALETKLAELAAERRTEDDLAAMRDALTHMAGEIEHDGHGIEGDRLFHAAVTAAAHSSLLAEFMRSIADQIAESRTESLRQPGRPDRSLAQHRAILDAIAAEQPSQAAAAMRRHVRTVAKVRLLDWDPGDPAP, encoded by the coding sequence GTGAGCGACGCCCTGCGCCCCATGGCCAAGCAGCGGCTCTACGAGCAGGTCCTGGACCGGTTGCGTCAGTACGTCGCCGAGGGCGGTCTGAGGGCGGGGGACCGGCTGCCGCCCGAGCGGGACCTGGCCCAGCGGCTGGGGGTGAGCCGGGCCTCGGTCAAGCAGGCCATCGTGGTGCTGGAGGTCCAGGGTCTGGTGGAGGCACGGCACGGCGGTGGCACGTATCTCGTGCGGGACAGCCTCGACGTCGAGCCCGTCGAGGACATGGTCGAACGGCGCCGACGGCTGCCCGATGTGCTGGAGGCCCGCGAGGCGCTGGAGACGAAGCTCGCCGAACTGGCCGCCGAGCGCCGTACGGAGGACGACCTGGCCGCGATGCGGGACGCGCTCACGCACATGGCCGGGGAGATCGAGCACGACGGGCACGGCATCGAGGGCGACCGGCTGTTCCACGCGGCGGTCACGGCGGCCGCGCACAGCAGTCTGCTCGCCGAGTTCATGCGGTCCATCGCCGACCAGATCGCCGAGAGCCGCACCGAGTCCCTGCGCCAGCCGGGCCGCCCCGACCGTTCCCTCGCCCAGCACCGGGCCATCCTCGACGCCATCGCCGCCGAGCAGCCCTCACAGGCCGCCGCGGCGATGCGGCGCCATGTGCGGACGGTCGCCAAGGTCCGCCTGCTGGACTGGGACCCGGGGGACCCGGCGCCCTGA
- a CDS encoding Trm112 family protein has product MLRILACPLDKGPLHLVVHEEEKRPGTTTTEARGSESLYNPRLHRRYPIVDGIPQLLPSSGEQVTEDEHEKLSALLRRTGS; this is encoded by the coding sequence TTGCTCCGGATCCTGGCGTGCCCGCTGGACAAGGGGCCGCTGCACCTGGTGGTCCACGAGGAGGAGAAGCGGCCCGGGACCACGACCACCGAGGCCCGGGGGTCTGAGTCGCTCTACAACCCCCGGCTGCACCGCCGCTACCCGATCGTCGACGGCATTCCGCAGCTGCTTCCGTCGTCGGGCGAGCAGGTGACCGAGGACGAGCACGAGAAGCTCTCCGCACTGCTGAGGAGGACGGGTTCATGA
- a CDS encoding ATP-grasp domain-containing protein — MARTAAPRIAVATYDPGPGASHDRDLPVLVRALGEAGAEAAAVHWDDPAADWAGYDLVVIRSTWDYSWRAAEFVAWAEKAGAATRLANPAGVVRWNTDKRYIGDLAAAGVPVVPTAYLAPGEPVELPRTHEYVVKPTSGAGARFAARYTPDQRDTAAGHVERMHAEGLTAMVQPFVTSIDTEGERALQFFGGRLLHASRKGAVLAPGTAYDADKTPHPDLEPWTPTEAELAVAERALAAVPGEPELLYARVDLVTGEDGRPCVMELELVEPNLFLWLHPDSLPRVVEAITEAATTG, encoded by the coding sequence GTGGCCCGCACAGCCGCCCCCCGAATCGCCGTCGCCACCTACGACCCCGGTCCGGGGGCGAGCCACGACCGGGACCTGCCGGTGCTGGTGCGGGCGCTGGGGGAGGCCGGGGCCGAGGCGGCGGCCGTGCACTGGGACGACCCGGCGGCCGACTGGGCCGGGTACGACCTCGTCGTCATCCGGTCCACCTGGGACTACAGCTGGCGCGCGGCCGAGTTCGTGGCCTGGGCGGAGAAGGCGGGCGCGGCCACCCGGCTCGCCAACCCGGCCGGGGTCGTGCGCTGGAACACCGACAAGCGGTACATCGGTGACCTCGCCGCCGCCGGGGTGCCCGTCGTGCCGACGGCCTACCTCGCGCCGGGCGAGCCCGTGGAGCTTCCGCGGACCCACGAGTACGTCGTGAAGCCCACCTCAGGCGCGGGCGCCCGCTTTGCCGCCCGCTACACGCCCGACCAGCGGGACACCGCCGCGGGGCATGTCGAGCGGATGCACGCCGAGGGGCTCACCGCGATGGTGCAGCCGTTCGTGACCAGCATCGACACCGAGGGGGAGCGGGCCCTGCAGTTCTTCGGCGGCCGGCTGCTGCACGCCAGCCGCAAGGGGGCGGTGCTCGCGCCGGGCACCGCCTACGACGCCGACAAGACCCCCCACCCGGACCTGGAACCCTGGACCCCGACCGAGGCCGAACTCGCCGTCGCCGAGCGGGCGCTGGCGGCCGTACCCGGAGAGCCCGAGCTGCTGTACGCGCGCGTCGACCTCGTCACTGGGGAGGACGGGCGGCCGTGCGTGATGGAGTTGGAGCTGGTCGAGCCCAACCTCTTCCTGTGGCTGCACCCCGACTCGCTGCCCCGGGTCGTCGAGGCGATCACGGAGGCGGCGACCACCGGCTGA
- a CDS encoding ATP-binding protein, whose translation MSGIVGGSESRRPSGFPAELTSFVGRRDEAADVRRLLAAGRLLTLTGPGGVGKTRLAGHVAGQVARAFPDGVWLVPLAALSDEAFVPHAVNDALGVRNETVRPPLEILVDHLRERRLLIVLDNCEHLLRSCAVLAQAVLAATEGVRILATSRHRLGLAGEQLFEVPPLPAPAPEELTPSAVDSFPALRLFADRAAAVVPGFTVGEANQRAVARLCRRLDGLPLAIELAAVRVRALGVDQLVERLDDRYQLLTCGSPTSAPRHRTLRSAVDWSHELCTPQEQLVWARLSVFVGGFGLAAAEAVCASEATRAGEEMTAGAVLDAVAGLVDKSVLLREDHAGQVRYRLLVSLRDYGLEKLHGLGEATGTRRRHRDHFARLGAEYEQAWFGPDQAEITERLRIDQDNYRAALDFCLTTPGEAQHGLRLAPRLWFHWVAGGIWGEGRHWMDGALRAGARPDVVLTRAMWAGALTSLVHSRSAAVLAGLDPVRAAAAADDGELPVPAPPPVPAGALAPGRARVSTAFVVLTRVELACTLVSRGRAAQAIPLCAEAVALCEAHGEQWARSWALRTLALAHWSAGQYDRAAEQARACLRLPYTVRQHQSLARTLDLLAAAEALAGDAERAGVLRGAVDRIWHDIGGNPMDALGPGRPRAAEQHARRALGDHAYTLAHRRGGRLTPEQAVAYALGEPARRQAPGVRAAEDPAPAPRTRAASAGCAGAAPAGGPAGAAPEPGADHVCADPVPLTRRELQVAALVAQGRTNRQIADHLVIARRTAEGHVERILVKLGFHNRSQVAAWFSARAGL comes from the coding sequence GTGAGCGGCATCGTGGGCGGATCGGAGTCGCGGCGCCCGTCCGGTTTCCCGGCGGAGCTGACGAGCTTCGTGGGGCGACGGGACGAGGCCGCTGATGTCAGAAGGCTGTTGGCGGCGGGCAGACTGCTGACCCTGACCGGACCCGGCGGGGTGGGCAAGACCCGGCTCGCCGGACATGTGGCGGGCCAGGTCGCCCGGGCCTTCCCGGACGGCGTCTGGCTCGTGCCCCTGGCCGCCTTGAGCGACGAGGCGTTCGTCCCGCACGCCGTGAACGACGCGCTCGGCGTACGCAACGAGACCGTACGGCCCCCGCTGGAGATCCTCGTCGACCACCTGCGCGAGCGGCGACTCCTCATCGTGCTCGACAACTGTGAGCACCTGCTACGCAGTTGCGCGGTCCTCGCCCAGGCCGTCCTGGCGGCCACGGAGGGCGTACGGATCCTCGCCACCAGCCGACACCGGCTCGGTCTGGCCGGGGAACAGCTCTTCGAGGTGCCGCCGCTGCCCGCGCCCGCGCCGGAGGAGCTGACTCCGTCGGCGGTCGACTCCTTCCCCGCGCTCAGACTGTTCGCCGACCGGGCCGCGGCCGTGGTCCCCGGCTTCACCGTCGGCGAGGCGAACCAGCGGGCGGTGGCCCGCCTCTGCCGTCGCCTCGACGGACTGCCGCTCGCCATCGAACTGGCGGCGGTCCGGGTGCGCGCCCTCGGCGTGGACCAGCTCGTCGAACGCCTCGACGACCGCTACCAGCTCCTCACCTGCGGCAGCCCGACCTCCGCGCCCCGCCACCGCACCCTGCGCTCCGCCGTCGACTGGAGCCATGAACTGTGCACCCCGCAGGAGCAGTTGGTGTGGGCGCGGCTGTCGGTGTTCGTCGGCGGCTTCGGCCTCGCCGCCGCCGAGGCCGTCTGCGCCTCCGAGGCCACCCGCGCCGGGGAGGAGATGACGGCGGGCGCCGTCCTGGACGCCGTCGCCGGGCTCGTCGACAAGTCGGTGCTTCTCCGGGAGGACCACGCCGGACAGGTCCGCTACCGGCTGCTGGTCTCCCTGCGCGACTACGGGCTGGAGAAGCTGCACGGCCTCGGTGAGGCGACCGGCACCCGGCGACGCCACCGCGATCACTTCGCCCGTCTCGGCGCCGAGTACGAGCAGGCCTGGTTCGGCCCCGACCAGGCGGAGATCACCGAACGCCTCCGCATCGACCAGGACAACTACCGGGCCGCCCTCGACTTCTGCCTCACCACCCCGGGCGAGGCCCAGCACGGCCTGCGGCTCGCCCCCCGCCTGTGGTTCCACTGGGTCGCGGGCGGCATCTGGGGCGAGGGCCGGCACTGGATGGACGGCGCCCTGCGGGCCGGGGCACGGCCGGACGTGGTGCTGACCCGCGCCATGTGGGCGGGCGCCCTGACCTCGTTGGTCCACAGCCGCTCCGCCGCCGTCCTGGCCGGCCTCGACCCGGTGCGGGCGGCGGCCGCCGCCGACGACGGGGAACTCCCGGTGCCCGCGCCCCCGCCCGTGCCCGCCGGCGCCCTCGCCCCGGGCCGGGCCCGCGTCTCCACCGCCTTCGTCGTCCTCACCCGCGTCGAACTGGCCTGCACCCTCGTCAGCCGGGGCCGGGCCGCGCAGGCCATCCCGCTGTGCGCCGAGGCCGTCGCCCTCTGCGAGGCGCACGGCGAACAGTGGGCCCGCTCCTGGGCACTGCGCACCCTCGCCCTCGCGCACTGGTCGGCCGGGCAGTACGACCGGGCCGCCGAGCAGGCCCGCGCCTGTCTGCGGCTGCCGTACACCGTGCGCCAGCACCAGAGCCTCGCCCGCACCCTCGACCTGCTCGCCGCCGCCGAGGCCCTGGCGGGCGACGCCGAGCGGGCGGGCGTCCTGCGCGGCGCCGTCGACCGCATCTGGCACGACATCGGCGGCAACCCCATGGACGCCCTGGGGCCCGGCCGCCCCCGCGCCGCCGAACAGCACGCCCGCCGCGCCCTCGGCGACCACGCCTACACCCTGGCCCACCGCCGGGGCGGCCGTCTGACCCCGGAGCAGGCGGTGGCGTACGCCCTCGGCGAGCCGGCCCGGCGTCAGGCGCCCGGCGTGCGCGCGGCGGAGGATCCCGCCCCGGCTCCCCGGACGCGGGCCGCCTCCGCCGGGTGCGCGGGGGCCGCCCCGGCCGGGGGACCCGCGGGCGCGGCACCGGAACCGGGTGCCGATCACGTGTGCGCCGACCCCGTCCCCCTCACCCGCCGTGAACTCCAGGTCGCCGCCCTCGTCGCCCAGGGTCGCACCAACCGGCAGATCGCCGATCACCTGGTCATCGCCCGCCGCACCGCCGAGGGCCATGTCGAACGCATCCTCGTGAAGCTCGGCTTCCACAACCGCAGTCAGGTCGCGGCCTGGTTCAGCGCGCGGGCGGGGCTGTAG